From Polaribacter butkevichii, a single genomic window includes:
- a CDS encoding PA14 domain-containing protein, with amino-acid sequence MSQTVVATTTVESSTYTISGGPKQISFVITGGNGGNGTNTFGGNGATINATYNLNNGDVIRYLVAEGGFGGSEAGGGGSTGIYINNTLILVAGGGGGGDNSVNAVGFGANNTTNGDNGTANLGFSNSSIGGTNGNGGASNSDSGGGGGINSAGGNGSSGLGGEAAKVDFTLALGGTAISGNGAGGRGLTGGGGAGDFYAAAGGGYSGGGAAGGAGSAGGGGSFVNTTFTGYVTSTIAAGANGAASGANQTNGNNGSVTITDITDIDNDGITDSIDIDDDNDGILDTEENIECTGSLNYEFYNASPASNTVDNIPTTGVTGVGTVSDFDVTALQTIVTPTDANTYSIRYTGFIKIPTTDTYTFYLNSDDGSKIYIDGNEVADYDGPHAARGPIAGTPVLLNAGAHTIKVLFFENFGQHSLIVEYASTSSPSRVPIPFSNLSPGNCDSDGDNIPNSLDLDSDNDGIPDNIEGQTTRDYLEPSGDDVDNDGLDDAYDDNLSGSANSFGITPLNTDATATTGADTVPDYLDLDSDGDTIFDIVESGSVLTNTAGRTDGIVGTNGLENTLDNGDNYTDVNGSFDSTQTDNFTDIDSDALTFGDVDYRDLTEDGIAMITQVYQSGSDKWIEITNIHNTNNIAANSIKVQLYNSKSGDQTGVSPNSTYTVNTVLTPGQSVLLGNLNNVITNINSSALRLNDTNITNFAGADDIITLSSSNDANSYKHRYDIIEAFTDNTSYVRIDETTAPNTTYTTNEWVAFIDDNIDAYQAGYGGDISSTKRHPQDPLISEIEDSNTQANTLLGLHQIEETTTNANNTWDNGYPDRSRYVVIDEDYNHTGSRFSARKLDVNTSKELRVTDNVLVVTNGILLDGNIRLTGATAQLIQTHTSTSKVTNSGTPGKLFIDQNSEIPSLYRYNYMSSPVTNPNADNYSLITVFKDGTTPNAPKDITFVTGYDGSYAGGVLKLADFWIYTYATASNGRSNWEHKYRRGTIKRGDGFIFKGPGQEQNYTFVGTPNDGSFTTENEIDTGESYLIGNPFPSAMNARKFINDNINATTGTLYFWQHVGENNDQGTAGHNFAGYIGGYASQNKITTTNAYASNPTGAVLYTLQAEDAEYTGIPNSSGPTIGISLNETDYVKFENISSGVEILKITYASLADKNLKITVNNEIRGEITFTGTSNNYIEKTINLCVQSGSTITLTSTDDGNSIIIDQIVFEDDDGNISCSGVGNDASKYDDPQPYIAVGQGFFVIGGDTKDKIVFNNSQRAYITEESGESVFFKSEKKTLKKSTVKELPILKLGMNYANTIGNNFHRQIAISFDKANSFAYENGFDSQMYDVNATDFYWKFPNDDNNYVIAGVQEISDNLEVPLEVVVNKNSVITIVADDIKNISRNIYIKDKITGKTQQINNASASYQLQTGTYTNRFVLAFVPADTSLNIEDELLAQKTSIFADNDNQTIIIIKNKEVNINKVTLFDILGKEISLWDIKEQKETYQLNIKKQIPTGIYIVKMKTDKGTVNKKIMVE; translated from the coding sequence ATGAGTCAAACGGTAGTTGCAACTACCACAGTAGAATCTAGCACTTACACAATTTCTGGTGGACCAAAACAAATTTCTTTTGTTATTACTGGAGGTAATGGAGGAAATGGAACCAATACTTTTGGAGGTAACGGAGCTACCATTAACGCAACCTACAACCTAAACAACGGAGACGTTATTAGATATCTAGTAGCAGAAGGAGGCTTCGGTGGCTCAGAAGCTGGTGGAGGTGGTAGTACAGGTATTTATATTAACAATACTTTAATTTTAGTTGCTGGTGGTGGTGGTGGTGGTGATAACTCAGTCAATGCTGTTGGGTTTGGCGCTAATAACACTACAAATGGAGACAATGGAACCGCTAATTTAGGTTTTTCAAACAGTAGTATTGGTGGTACTAATGGTAATGGAGGTGCTTCTAATTCAGATTCTGGTGGTGGTGGTGGTATTAACTCTGCTGGTGGTAATGGCTCTTCTGGTCTTGGTGGTGAAGCAGCTAAAGTAGATTTTACTCTAGCTCTAGGAGGTACTGCAATTTCTGGAAACGGAGCTGGTGGACGAGGTCTTACTGGAGGTGGTGGTGCTGGTGATTTTTACGCTGCTGCTGGTGGAGGTTACTCTGGTGGAGGTGCTGCTGGTGGCGCTGGTTCTGCTGGTGGTGGTGGTTCTTTTGTTAACACTACTTTTACAGGCTACGTTACTAGTACAATTGCAGCAGGAGCAAATGGTGCTGCTTCTGGAGCAAACCAAACAAACGGAAATAATGGTAGTGTAACAATTACAGATATAACAGATATAGATAATGATGGTATTACAGATTCTATTGATATAGATGATGATAATGATGGTATTTTAGACACAGAAGAAAACATAGAATGTACCGGTAGTTTAAATTATGAATTTTATAATGCATCTCCTGCTTCTAATACTGTAGACAACATACCTACAACGGGAGTAACTGGCGTGGGTACAGTTTCAGATTTTGACGTAACAGCATTACAGACTATTGTTACTCCTACTGATGCCAATACCTACAGCATAAGATACACTGGTTTTATAAAAATACCAACAACAGACACTTACACTTTTTACTTAAACTCAGATGATGGTTCTAAAATATATATTGATGGAAACGAAGTAGCAGATTACGACGGACCACATGCAGCAAGAGGCCCTATAGCAGGAACTCCTGTTTTACTAAATGCAGGTGCTCATACCATTAAAGTGCTCTTTTTCGAAAATTTCGGCCAACATTCTTTAATTGTTGAATACGCAAGCACTTCTTCACCATCAAGAGTACCCATTCCGTTTAGCAATTTATCTCCAGGTAATTGTGATAGTGACGGAGATAATATACCAAACTCATTAGATTTAGACTCAGACAACGACGGAATTCCAGATAACATTGAAGGGCAAACTACAAGAGATTACCTAGAACCTTCTGGAGATGATGTTGACAACGACGGTTTAGATGATGCTTACGACGATAATTTAAGCGGTAGTGCAAATTCTTTTGGAATAACACCTTTAAATACAGATGCTACTGCAACAACCGGAGCGGATACTGTACCAGATTATTTAGATTTAGATTCTGATGGTGACACTATTTTTGATATTGTAGAATCGGGTTCTGTACTTACAAACACTGCAGGTAGAACAGATGGAATTGTAGGCACAAACGGACTAGAAAACACCTTAGATAATGGAGATAACTACACCGATGTTAATGGTAGTTTTGACAGCACCCAAACCGACAATTTTACTGATATAGATAGTGACGCTTTAACATTTGGAGATGTAGACTATAGAGATCTTACAGAAGACGGAATCGCAATGATTACTCAAGTATATCAATCTGGTTCAGATAAATGGATAGAAATCACCAATATCCATAACACAAATAATATCGCTGCCAACAGCATAAAAGTACAATTATACAATTCAAAATCAGGAGATCAAACAGGAGTTTCTCCTAACTCCACTTATACCGTTAATACTGTTTTAACCCCAGGACAATCTGTTTTACTAGGTAATTTAAATAATGTAATTACAAACATCAACAGTAGTGCCCTTCGTTTAAATGATACAAACATCACAAATTTTGCAGGTGCAGACGATATTATTACATTATCATCTAGTAATGATGCTAATTCATATAAACATAGATATGACATTATAGAAGCATTTACAGACAACACCTCTTATGTTAGAATTGATGAAACAACAGCACCCAATACCACTTACACCACTAATGAATGGGTTGCATTTATAGACGATAACATCGATGCTTATCAAGCTGGATATGGAGGAGATATTTCTAGCACTAAAAGACACCCTCAAGACCCGTTAATTTCTGAAATAGAAGATTCAAATACGCAAGCAAATACTTTGTTAGGTTTACATCAAATTGAAGAAACAACTACAAATGCAAATAACACTTGGGACAATGGGTATCCAGATAGGTCACGTTACGTTGTTATAGATGAAGATTACAATCATACTGGCAGTAGATTTAGTGCTCGTAAATTAGATGTAAATACCTCTAAAGAATTAAGAGTTACAGATAATGTTTTAGTGGTTACAAATGGTATTCTATTAGATGGAAATATTAGATTAACAGGAGCCACTGCTCAACTAATACAAACACACACAAGTACTAGTAAAGTTACAAATTCAGGTACGCCCGGTAAATTGTTTATAGATCAAAATTCAGAAATACCTAGTTTATATCGTTACAACTATATGAGCTCACCTGTTACCAATCCAAATGCAGATAACTATTCTCTTATCACTGTTTTTAAAGATGGCACTACGCCTAACGCCCCAAAAGACATTACTTTTGTTACAGGGTATGATGGTTCTTATGCAGGCGGAGTTCTTAAACTAGCAGATTTCTGGATCTACACCTATGCTACAGCCAGCAACGGAAGATCTAATTGGGAACACAAATACCGAAGAGGCACCATAAAAAGAGGTGATGGTTTTATTTTTAAAGGCCCTGGACAAGAACAAAATTATACTTTTGTTGGCACACCTAATGATGGTAGTTTTACAACAGAAAATGAAATTGACACCGGAGAGTCTTATTTAATTGGTAATCCGTTTCCTTCTGCAATGAATGCTAGAAAATTTATAAACGATAATATAAACGCTACTACCGGAACCCTATATTTCTGGCAACATGTAGGTGAAAATAATGACCAAGGAACCGCTGGTCATAACTTTGCTGGATACATTGGCGGTTATGCTTCTCAAAATAAAATTACAACTACAAATGCCTATGCATCAAACCCTACAGGAGCCGTATTATATACGCTTCAGGCTGAAGATGCAGAGTATACAGGAATTCCAAATAGTTCTGGTCCAACTATAGGAATCTCATTAAACGAAACTGATTATGTTAAATTCGAAAACATTTCTAGTGGTGTAGAAATTCTAAAAATAACCTATGCATCTCTCGCTGATAAAAATTTAAAAATTACAGTTAATAATGAAATCAGAGGTGAGATTACTTTTACAGGTACAAGCAATAATTACATAGAAAAAACAATTAATTTATGTGTACAATCTGGTAGTACTATTACACTAACCTCTACCGATGATGGAAATAGTATTATAATTGACCAAATAGTATTTGAAGACGACGATGGTAATATTTCTTGTTCTGGTGTTGGTAATGATGCATCTAAATATGATGACCCACAACCTTACATTGCAGTTGGCCAAGGTTTCTTTGTTATAGGAGGAGACACTAAAGATAAAATTGTTTTTAACAATAGCCAAAGAGCATACATTACAGAAGAGTCTGGAGAATCAGTGTTTTTTAAGAGCGAAAAGAAAACTCTAAAAAAATCGACTGTTAAAGAGTTACCTATTTTAAAATTAGGAATGAACTATGCCAATACTATTGGTAATAATTTTCATCGTCAAATTGCCATCTCTTTTGATAAAGCAAACTCTTTTGCCTACGAAAACGGTTTTGACTCTCAGATGTATGATGTTAATGCAACAGACTTCTACTGGAAATTTCCTAACGACGACAATAACTATGTAATTGCGGGTGTACAAGAAATATCTGATAATTTAGAAGTACCTTTAGAAGTAGTAGTTAACAAAAACAGTGTTATTACCATTGTTGCTGATGATATAAAAAACATCAGTAGAAACATCTACATTAAAGATAAAATTACCGGAAAAACACAACAAATAAATAATGCTAGTGCTAGTTATCAATTACAAACAGGTACTTATACAAACAGGTTTGTGTTAGCTTTTGTGCCAGCAGACACATCTCTTAATATAGAAGATGAACTACTTGCCCAAAAGACAAGCATTTTTGCTGATAACGATAATCAGACTATTATCATTATTAAAAATAAAGAAGTAAACATTAATAAGGTAACATTATTTGATATACTTGGTAAAGAAATAAGTCTTTGGGATATCAAAGAACAAAAAGAAACCTACCAATTAAACATCAAAAAACAAATACCAACTGGTATTTACATTGTTAAAATGAAAACGGATAAAGGAACTGTTAATAAAAAAATTATGGTTGAATAA
- a CDS encoding CBS domain-containing protein gives MRRDEPISTIMATNLVTLSVDGDLVTAEKLFIENKIKHIPVVRGKEIIGMLSYSDLQKVSDSSLSEDKTSVNSFVHNTFTINQVMDKNITAIPPYTSIKDAAELLTKKGFHALPVIEDSELVGIVTTRDLVKYLVAKL, from the coding sequence ATGAGAAGAGACGAACCGATATCAACAATTATGGCAACTAATTTAGTTACTTTAAGTGTTGATGGTGATTTAGTAACTGCGGAAAAATTATTTATTGAGAATAAAATAAAACATATTCCTGTAGTTCGTGGTAAAGAAATTATTGGAATGTTAAGTTACTCTGATTTACAGAAAGTGAGTGATTCTAGTTTAAGTGAAGATAAAACGTCTGTTAATAGTTTTGTACATAATACATTTACTATAAACCAGGTTATGGATAAAAATATTACGGCAATTCCGCCTTACACATCTATTAAAGATGCCGCAGAATTGCTTACAAAAAAAGGATTTCACGCTTTACCAGTAATTGAAGATTCTGAGTTAGTAGGAATAGTTACTACAAGGGATTTAGTAAAGTATTTGGTAGCGAAATTATAG
- a CDS encoding exonuclease domain-containing protein, with amino-acid sequence MLYTVVDIETTGNGYKGSKITEISIFVFDGKVIVDEFTTLVNPEQNIPAFITNLTGITNAMVRNAPKFYEIAKKVAEITKDTIFVAHNVNFDYNIIQEEFKNLGFNFKRKKLCTVRLSRKIIPGLSSYSLGNICTIENIPINGRHRAKGDAEATTELFKRLLERDNNFTINSFLNPKSRQATLPPLLDKKVVDNLPETFGVYYFKNLDKEIIYVGKANNIKQRVISHFYDKKKKEQTMCLETADISFTKTGSELLALLHESAEIKHLYPKFNRAQRRSSEAIGLFSYEDQKGIIHLAYNRLKLAPNPIMKYYSVAEVRNHLEILCKEFELCPKYCHLQTNVSSCFHYQLKECKGVCSGKEAVQDYNVRVKEAIRSVGIGAENLVIKEKGRTKDEIGFALILDGIYQGFGYVDFHQSKQLENPEDYQFFVTPKKDNRDIQRIISSFLNKKEA; translated from the coding sequence TTGTTATATACAGTTGTAGACATAGAAACCACAGGAAATGGATATAAAGGTTCTAAAATAACCGAAATATCCATTTTTGTTTTTGATGGAAAAGTAATTGTAGATGAGTTTACTACTTTGGTAAACCCAGAACAAAATATTCCTGCATTTATAACCAATCTTACAGGTATTACAAATGCTATGGTAAGAAACGCACCTAAGTTTTACGAAATTGCAAAAAAAGTAGCCGAAATAACCAAAGACACTATTTTTGTTGCGCATAATGTAAACTTCGATTACAACATTATTCAAGAAGAATTTAAAAACTTAGGATTCAATTTTAAAAGAAAAAAACTCTGTACCGTACGTTTATCAAGAAAAATTATTCCCGGTTTAAGTTCTTATAGCTTAGGAAACATTTGTACCATAGAAAACATTCCTATAAACGGAAGACACCGAGCTAAAGGTGATGCAGAAGCAACTACAGAATTATTTAAAAGACTCTTAGAAAGAGATAATAATTTTACAATTAACTCCTTTTTAAACCCAAAATCTAGACAAGCAACCTTACCCCCCCTTTTAGACAAAAAAGTAGTAGATAATTTACCTGAAACTTTTGGTGTTTACTACTTTAAAAATTTAGATAAAGAAATTATTTATGTTGGTAAAGCTAATAATATTAAGCAGCGTGTAATTAGCCATTTTTACGACAAAAAGAAAAAAGAGCAAACCATGTGCTTAGAAACCGCCGATATTTCTTTTACAAAAACCGGCAGCGAATTGCTAGCTCTTTTACATGAATCGGCAGAAATAAAACATCTATATCCAAAATTTAATAGAGCACAAAGACGATCTAGCGAAGCAATTGGCTTGTTTTCTTACGAAGATCAAAAAGGAATAATACATCTGGCTTATAATCGTTTAAAATTGGCACCAAACCCAATAATGAAATATTATTCTGTTGCAGAAGTAAGAAATCACTTAGAAATTCTTTGTAAAGAGTTTGAATTATGCCCTAAATATTGTCATTTACAAACCAATGTTTCTAGTTGTTTTCATTATCAATTAAAAGAATGTAAAGGTGTTTGTTCTGGTAAAGAAGCTGTACAAGATTATAATGTTCGTGTAAAAGAAGCTATTAGATCTGTAGGAATTGGTGCAGAAAATTTAGTTATCAAAGAAAAAGGAAGAACTAAAGATGAAATTGGTTTTGCGCTAATTTTAGATGGTATTTACCAAGGTTTTGGGTATGTAGATTTTCATCAATCTAAACAATTAGAAAACCCAGAAGATTACCAATTTTTTGTAACACCTAAAAAAGATAATCGAGATATTCAACGGATAATATCTAGTTTCTTAAATAAAAAAGAGGCCTAA
- the rpe gene encoding ribulose-phosphate 3-epimerase: MSNLLAPSILAADFANLQRDIEMVNNSEADWFHIDIMDGVFVPNISFGMPVLKAITKHAKKTIDVHLMIVNPDQYIQTFADLGADILTVHYEACTHLHRTVQAIKAAGMKAGVALNPHTPIAVLEDIIEDLDVVCIMSVNPGFGGQSFIENTYKKVSQLKHLIDFTESECQIEIDGGVTSYNANALIEAGANVLVAGSFVFGSENPTQTIADLKKTIE, from the coding sequence ATGAGTAATTTACTTGCACCTTCAATTTTAGCAGCAGATTTTGCTAACCTACAAAGAGACATAGAAATGGTAAACAATAGTGAAGCAGATTGGTTTCATATTGATATTATGGACGGTGTTTTTGTACCAAACATTTCTTTTGGAATGCCTGTTTTAAAAGCGATTACTAAACACGCTAAAAAAACGATTGATGTACATTTAATGATTGTAAACCCAGACCAATACATACAAACATTTGCAGATTTAGGCGCAGATATTTTAACTGTACATTATGAAGCTTGTACACACTTACACAGAACCGTACAAGCCATAAAAGCAGCAGGAATGAAAGCCGGAGTTGCTTTAAACCCACACACACCAATTGCCGTTTTAGAAGACATTATAGAAGATTTAGACGTTGTGTGTATTATGAGCGTAAACCCAGGTTTTGGCGGACAATCATTTATAGAAAACACCTACAAAAAAGTAAGTCAATTAAAACACTTAATAGATTTTACAGAATCTGAATGCCAAATAGAAATAGACGGAGGAGTTACTTCTTACAATGCAAATGCATTAATAGAAGCCGGAGCAAATGTTTTAGTTGCTGGGAGCTTTGTTTTTGGCTCTGAAAACCCTACACAAACTATTGCGGACTTAAAAAAGACGATTGAATAA
- a CDS encoding sigma-70 family RNA polymerase sigma factor, with the protein MRQLKITKQVTNRETASLDKYLQEIGKVDLITADEEVELAQLIKAGDQRALEKLTKANLRFVVSVAKQYQNQGLTLPDLINEGNLGLIKAAKRFDETRGFKFISYAVWWIRQSILQALAEQSRIVRLPLNKIGSINKINKMYAFLEQENERPPSAEEIAKKLDMTVNDVKESMKNSGRHVSMDAPLIEGEDSNLYDVLNSGESPNPDRKLLHESLRIEINRALETLTPREADVVKLYFGLGEHQPMTLEEIGETFDLTRERVRQIKEKAIRRLKHTSRSKILMTYLG; encoded by the coding sequence ATGAGACAACTTAAAATTACCAAGCAGGTTACTAATAGAGAAACTGCATCATTAGATAAATATTTACAAGAAATAGGTAAGGTAGATTTAATTACCGCTGATGAAGAAGTAGAATTGGCACAACTTATTAAAGCTGGAGACCAAAGAGCTTTAGAAAAATTAACAAAAGCCAATTTAAGATTTGTTGTATCTGTTGCAAAACAATACCAAAATCAAGGATTAACATTACCAGATTTAATAAACGAAGGAAACTTAGGTTTAATTAAAGCTGCAAAACGTTTTGATGAAACTCGTGGTTTTAAATTTATTTCTTATGCCGTTTGGTGGATTCGTCAATCAATCTTACAAGCCTTAGCAGAACAATCTAGAATTGTACGTTTACCGTTAAATAAAATTGGTTCTATCAATAAAATTAACAAAATGTACGCTTTCTTAGAGCAAGAAAATGAGCGCCCACCAAGTGCTGAAGAAATTGCTAAGAAATTAGACATGACTGTTAATGACGTAAAAGAATCTATGAAAAATTCTGGACGTCACGTATCTATGGACGCTCCTTTAATTGAAGGTGAAGATTCTAACTTATACGATGTATTAAACTCAGGAGAATCTCCAAACCCAGATAGAAAATTATTACACGAATCTTTACGTATAGAGATAAACAGAGCTTTAGAAACGCTAACGCCACGTGAAGCAGATGTTGTAAAATTATACTTTGGTTTAGGTGAACACCAACCAATGACTTTAGAAGAAATTGGTGAAACTTTCGATTTAACTCGTGAGCGTGTTCGTCAAATTAAAGAAAAAGCAATTAGAAGATTAAAACACACTTCTAGATCTAAAATTTTAATGACGTACTTAGGTTAA
- a CDS encoding RNA polymerase sigma factor: MKAIDVKNLSDEELVFKIVETNNTHLFAVLYDRFSKVVYNKCYGFSKNKEEAEDLTHDVFIRLFVKIKTFKGNSKFSTWLYSFTYNFCVNYVQRNDFKKKEKVTVVTDNIKEDDGLQEIDDATLFELKSEKLAKALTLIDPVEKMILLMKYQDDMTIKEIKESLNIGESAVKMRIKRAKQKLVRTYEEL, from the coding sequence TTGAAAGCGATAGATGTAAAAAATTTAAGTGACGAGGAGCTAGTCTTTAAAATAGTAGAAACAAACAATACACATTTGTTTGCTGTTTTATATGACAGGTTTTCTAAAGTTGTTTATAATAAGTGTTATGGTTTTTCTAAAAATAAGGAAGAAGCAGAAGATTTAACACATGACGTTTTTATCAGGTTATTTGTAAAAATAAAGACCTTTAAAGGTAACTCTAAGTTTTCTACTTGGTTGTATTCTTTTACGTATAATTTCTGTGTAAATTATGTACAAAGAAACGATTTTAAGAAGAAAGAAAAAGTTACGGTTGTTACAGATAATATAAAAGAAGATGATGGTTTGCAAGAAATTGATGATGCAACTCTATTTGAGTTAAAATCAGAAAAATTGGCAAAAGCATTAACTTTAATTGATCCAGTAGAAAAGATGATTCTTTTAATGAAATATCAAGATGATATGACCATTAAAGAAATTAAAGAATCTTTAAATATTGGTGAAAGCGCTGTTAAAATGAGAATTAAAAGAGCGAAACAAAAACTTGTAAGAACGTATGAAGAGTTATAA
- a CDS encoding mechanosensitive ion channel family protein, translating to MTNKLLLALQSDIDLSFLEKLWNNFLDFLPQLLKGIGFLIIGWLLIKLLLYIIKKALGFTKIDSLPEKLNVDEIFGESSLKIQPTKIIITAIKWVLILVFIIVGSELLGLRMVSEQLSGLIAYLPKLISALIIFAIGIYVANLVKKALFSMFKSLDLTGGNLVGNVAFYLIAIVVTVTALNQAGVNTDLITSNLSIILGAILASFTIAFGLGSRDVIKRLLFGYYTRKNIQEGDKVIVNGIEGVVAVIDNICVILITKKGKVILPIKDIVDNQIEIVN from the coding sequence ATGACAAATAAACTACTACTAGCACTGCAATCTGACATAGATCTTAGTTTTTTAGAAAAACTTTGGAATAACTTTTTAGATTTTTTACCACAATTATTAAAAGGAATTGGTTTTTTAATAATTGGTTGGTTATTGATAAAATTACTACTGTATATTATTAAAAAAGCATTAGGATTTACTAAAATAGATAGCTTACCAGAGAAATTAAATGTTGATGAAATTTTTGGAGAATCTTCATTAAAAATTCAACCTACAAAAATAATTATAACTGCTATTAAGTGGGTTTTAATCCTCGTTTTTATAATTGTTGGATCTGAGTTATTAGGTTTAAGAATGGTGTCTGAACAATTAAGTGGTTTAATAGCATATTTACCAAAACTAATTAGTGCACTTATCATTTTTGCAATAGGTATTTATGTTGCTAACTTGGTAAAGAAAGCCCTATTTTCTATGTTTAAATCGTTAGACTTAACAGGAGGAAATTTGGTGGGTAATGTTGCTTTTTATTTAATTGCAATTGTAGTTACTGTAACGGCTTTAAACCAAGCTGGTGTTAATACAGATTTAATTACAAGTAATTTATCTATAATTTTGGGAGCCATTTTAGCATCGTTTACTATTGCTTTTGGTCTAGGGTCTAGAGATGTTATAAAAAGATTATTATTTGGTTATTATACAAGAAAAAATATACAAGAAGGAGATAAGGTTATTGTAAATGGTATAGAAGGTGTTGTTGCGGTAATAGACAATATTTGTGTTATACTAATTACAAAGAAAGGAAAAGTAATATTACCAATAAAAGATATAGTTGACAATCAAATAGAGATTGTTAATTGA
- a CDS encoding deoxynucleoside kinase, translating to MHVAIAGNIGAGKTTLTKLLAKHFKWKPHFESVDENPYLDDFYTEMERWSFNLQVYFLNSRFRQILELRESGKNIIQDRTIYEDAHIFAPNLHAMGLMTNRDYGNYSSLFELMENLVTPPDLLIYLRADISTLVGQIHKRGRDYENSISIDYLSRLNERYEAWISTYTKGKLLIIDVDNLDFVDNQEDLGYIIDRIDAQINGLF from the coding sequence ATGCACGTTGCAATTGCAGGAAACATTGGTGCTGGTAAAACCACACTAACCAAATTATTAGCCAAACATTTTAAATGGAAACCTCACTTTGAGTCTGTTGATGAAAATCCGTATTTAGATGATTTTTACACAGAAATGGAACGTTGGTCTTTTAATTTACAAGTCTATTTTTTAAATAGTCGTTTTCGTCAGATTTTAGAACTGAGAGAATCTGGTAAAAATATTATTCAGGATAGAACGATTTATGAAGACGCCCATATTTTTGCTCCGAATTTGCATGCCATGGGGTTAATGACCAATAGAGACTATGGCAATTATAGTTCTTTATTTGAATTAATGGAAAATTTGGTAACACCACCAGACTTATTAATTTATTTACGTGCAGACATTTCTACCTTGGTAGGTCAAATTCATAAACGCGGTAGAGATTATGAAAACTCTATTAGCATCGATTATTTAAGTAGATTAAATGAACGTTACGAAGCTTGGATATCTACGTATACAAAAGGAAAATTATTAATAATTGATGTTGATAATCTTGATTTTGTAGACAACCAAGAAGATTTAGGCTATATTATAGACAGAATAGATGCTCAAATAAATGGGTTATTTTAA
- a CDS encoding GLPGLI family protein — MKTLFTFILTLVSIITFGQQDFQGKAIYMSKTSIDLNNFARGGQQLTEARKKQIQDRMKSQLEKTFILSFDKSSSLYKEDAKLAAPTTRGDRGPRFGGFSSGGTKYKNTKDKVALEATEFFGKKFLVSDEMEQPQWELAAETKQIGNYLCYKATLIKDANPLDFSNFRRPRKEDDKKEQEDTEKKKEVKQVLVTAWYTPQIPVSNGPGEYWGLPGLILEINEGTTTVLCTEIVLNPSEKAAIEAPSKGKKITREKYTKTVTKKMEELRQNFQNRGRGGNRGGGRF; from the coding sequence ATGAAAACACTATTTACATTTATTCTAACACTTGTTTCAATAATTACTTTTGGGCAGCAAGATTTTCAAGGAAAAGCAATTTATATGTCTAAAACATCTATAGATTTAAACAACTTTGCTAGAGGTGGACAACAACTTACTGAAGCACGAAAAAAACAGATTCAAGACAGAATGAAATCTCAGTTAGAGAAAACATTTATTTTAAGTTTTGATAAAAGTTCATCTCTTTACAAAGAAGATGCAAAATTAGCAGCACCAACTACCAGAGGTGATAGAGGACCAAGGTTTGGTGGTTTTTCTAGCGGAGGAACAAAATATAAAAACACAAAAGATAAAGTTGCTTTAGAAGCTACTGAGTTTTTTGGAAAAAAGTTTTTAGTATCTGATGAGATGGAACAACCACAATGGGAATTGGCTGCAGAAACAAAGCAAATTGGTAATTACCTTTGTTATAAAGCAACCTTAATTAAAGATGCAAATCCTTTAGACTTTTCTAACTTTAGAAGACCTAGAAAAGAGGACGATAAAAAAGAGCAAGAAGATACAGAAAAGAAAAAAGAAGTAAAACAAGTTTTAGTAACTGCTTGGTATACACCACAAATACCTGTTAGTAACGGACCTGGAGAATATTGGGGGTTACCTGGCTTAATTTTAGAAATAAATGAAGGAACTACTACTGTTTTATGTACAGAAATTGTATTAAATCCTTCAGAAAAAGCAGCTATAGAAGCGCCGTCTAAAGGTAAAAAAATTACGAGAGAAAAATATACTAAAACCGTAACTAAGAAAATGGAAGAATTAAGACAGAATTTTCAAAATAGAGGTAGAGGTGGTAATCGTGGAGGAGGACGTTTCTAA